TCAGCACCTTCGGCATCATTTCTCCTAAGTGGGTAGATATGAGTGCGGCTATCAACGCCTTGGTCGAGAGCGGTTTTGATATGACTGGGATCTCCTCATTCAAGGACTTCAAGAATTTCGTTCTGGTCAATGATGAGGCCAAGGAGATCGTCAGTCCATTCATTGAGAAGTCTCAATTGTACTTTGTGGCTTCCCGCTACATGCTTCCGGCCAGCTTGGTCTTGTTGACCCTGAGCATCAGTTTGAAAGAAGTCTTCAAATTGGGTCCCAAAGCACTCATCATGTTCGTAACAGGTACTGTAGGCGTTGTGCTGGGAGGCCCCTTGGCCATTCTCATATTCTCCTACATCTCACCCGATGTGGTAGGTGGACAAGAACCGCATGAGGTATGGCGAGGCATGACCACCATTGCCGGATCATGGATCGGTGGAGGGGCCAATCAGGCGGCCATGTACGAGATATTCAAAGAGGGAGAGAAGAATCTCATCACCGGAGGTATGTACTCGATAATGATCACAGTAGATATCATCGTGGCTGAAGTGTGGATGTTCTTCCTTCTGCTAGGTGTGGGGAAATCCGCTCAACTGGATAAATTCTTCAAAGCGGATGCTTCAGCGGTCAACACCTTGAAAGATCATATGCAAGAATTCGGAGACAGGATCAAGCGGGTGGCCAGTTTTCCTGATCTGATGGTCATTCTGGGAATAGGTCTGGGATGTACCGGTCTAGCCCATTTGCTGGCCGATACGATCGCACCCGCGGTCAGGGAGCATGCACCTTATCTAGCAGATACCTTCAGTCTGGGCTCAGGCTTCTTCTGGTTGATCGTATTGGCGACCACCTTCGGCATAGGATTGAGCTTCACCAAATTGAGGAACTACGAGGGTGCTGGAGCTTCCAAGATTGGAAGTGTCTTCATATATATACTGGTAGCGACCATCGGGATGAAAATGAATATCCTG
The Flavobacteriales bacterium DNA segment above includes these coding regions:
- a CDS encoding DUF819 family protein, which encodes MILLALIFKATEMDRFSKFFRVIPALLLCYFLPSLFSTFGIISPKWVDMSAAINALVESGFDMTGISSFKDFKNFVLVNDEAKEIVSPFIEKSQLYFVASRYMLPASLVLLTLSISLKEVFKLGPKALIMFVTGTVGVVLGGPLAILIFSYISPDVVGGQEPHEVWRGMTTIAGSWIGGGANQAAMYEIFKEGEKNLITGGMYSIMITVDIIVAEVWMFFLLLGVGKSAQLDKFFKADASAVNTLKDHMQEFGDRIKRVASFPDLMVILGIGLGCTGLAHLLADTIAPAVREHAPYLADTFSLGSGFFWLIVLATTFGIGLSFTKLRNYEGAGASKIGSVFIYILVATIGMKMNILAIAENPAIFLVGFTWMAFHVLLLVIIGKLIRSPFFFLAVGSKANIGGAASAPVVAAAFHPSLAPVGVLLAVLGYALGTYGALICGYLMQGVSP